The following proteins come from a genomic window of Panicum hallii strain FIL2 chromosome 8, PHallii_v3.1, whole genome shotgun sequence:
- the LOC112903623 gene encoding uncharacterized protein LOC112903623 — MPGLGPNGGPHCLDIYTSRSSWLAVAPLPKLNAVSVGKQASDNSKSPTKLILQCVSAYRESEIGDVERRSGWTPADQATGEGAEEARRRGDGILIGPSKSEQSVSRAFPGTPSLLRGRRLSLSNQPASSATPRRQPEFVGAGGGNNIFRVPLRTAMHPAHLRSLRLRFSPPSLTCPPAPYDRPRPGSNRAAAAAAATADEATPLSPASAPMVTYSAS; from the exons ATGCCGGGCCTCGGGCCAAACGGCGGCCCGCACTGTTTGGACATCTATACCTCTCGGAGTAGCTGGCTGGCTGTCGCGCCGCTGCCGAAATTGAATGCCGTGTCCGTCGGGA AACAGGCTAGTGATAACTCGAAGTCTCCAACTAAATTGATTTTACAGTGTGTTTCAGCTTACCGTGAAAGTGAAATCGGAGATGTCGAGAGGAGATCCGGCTGGACTCCAGCCGATCAGGCGaccggcgagggcgccgaggaggcgaggaggcgcggcgaTGGGATTTTGATCGGACCATCCAAAAGCGAGCAAAGCGTTTCCAGAGCCTTCCCCGGCACGCCCTCCCTCCTTCGAGGtcgccgcctctccctctccAACCAACCTGCGTCCTCCGCCACGCCTCGCCGCCAGCCGGAGTTCGTCGGTGCCGGCGGGGGCAACAACATCTTCCGCGTTCCACTCCGCACGGCGATGCACCCAGCCCACCTGCGCAGCCTCAGGCTCCGCTTCTCCCCTCCCTCGCTTACCTGCCCTCCTGCCCCATATGACCGGCCACGACCTGGATCAAAccgggcggccgccgccgccgctgcaacAGCAGATGAAGCAACCCCCCTGTCACCGGCCTCTGCCCCCATG GTAACTTATTCAGCTAGCTGA
- the LOC112902461 gene encoding uncharacterized protein LOC112902461 translates to MECRTKLGPLLRANAALRVLPPGSHRRIHFPPGPASSSDEEQYRPPASRRWFHAAYARLLRHAGSLNGVDHAEGLPRHAATGSVVACPHVAARAAHFDALAGEFVAAAAAASRGHPPPKMKGTSLSSLTRVCDVLGVSAQRRKSVRLTVCPQVTQHHVWRGALEAVLGDLQADLASLDGPSPATQMAEQIASACTRFLSGTADAATSSTPSWMRPTPFKKPAEPPPPAKKWQEVLDMFTDLARSLETDDRLAGHAQKVEAMKEGLYQIRDVVIERDIAFKEARRQDCLVQRKLSKSLGHSSRCLYTLLLFYLYGTVRDIEVHVGKCVSGKGGRDVAAHAAKFITGGDELAVRGSIKQLSRALGVFRFVWDAANTEFDAANDNGKDAVVKKKNEVSKGVLELQGHLWGFGVEEKAVTYRGDVFHVHQIQLP, encoded by the coding sequence ATGGAATGCCGCACCAAACTTGGGCCCTTGCTGCGCGCCAATGCCGCGCTCCGTGTGCTCCCTCCGGGCAGCCACCGtagaatccacttcccgcctggcccggcctcctcctccgACGAGGAACAGTACCGCCCCCCAGCATCGCGGCGCTGGTTCCACGCCGCCTACGCCCGTCTCCTCCGGCACGCGGGTTCACTCAACGGCGTCGACCACGCGGAAGGCCTCCCGCGGCACGCCGCGACGGGGTCGGTCGTGGCATGCCCGCACGTGGCCGCGCGGGCGGCACACTTCGACGCGCTCGCGGGTGagttcgtcgccgccgccgccgccgcgagccgGGGCCACCCGCCGCCGAAGATGAAGGGGACATCGCTGAGCTCGCTGACGCGGGTCTGCGACGTGCTGGGCGTGTCGGCGCAGCGGCGGAAGAGCGTGCGGCTCACCGTCTGCCcgcaggtgacgcagcaccacGTCTGGCGGGGCGCGCTGGAGGCGGTGCTCGGCGATCTGCAGGCCGACCTGGCGTCGCTGGACGGCCCGTCCCCGGCGACCCAGATGGCCGAGCAGATCGCGTCGGCCTGCACGCGCTTTTTGTCAGGCACCGCCGACGCGGCGACGTCCTCGACGCCGTCCTGGATGCGCCCGACGCCGTTCAAGAAGCCGGCAgaaccgccgcctccggccAAGAAGTGGCAGGAGGTGCTGGACATGTTCACCGACCTCGCAAGGAGCCTGGAGACCGACGACCGGCTCGCCGGGCACGCGCAGAAGGTGGAGGCCATGAAGGAGGGGCTGTACCAGATACGCGACGTCGTCATCGAGCGCGACATCGCCTTCAAGGAGGCGCGCCGGCAGGACTGCCTGGTGCAGAGGAAGCTGTCCAAGAGCCTGGGCCACTCCTCCAGGTGCCTCTACACGCTGCTGCTCTTCTACCTCTACGGCACCGTCCGGGACATCGAGGTGCACGTCGGCAAGTGTGTCTCCGGCAAGGGAGGCAGGGATGTCGCTGCTCACGCCGCCAAATTCATTACCGGCGGCGACGAATTGGCGGTGAGGGGCAGCATCAAGCAGCTGAGCCGCGCTCTGGGCGTGTTTCGGTTCGTCTGGGACGCTGCAAATACTGAATTTGATGCTGCCAATGACAATGGCAAGGATGCTGTTGTCAAGAAAAAGAATGAAGTTTCAAAGGGTGTGCTAGAGCTGCAAGGGCATCTCTGGGGCTTTGGTGTTGAGGAGAAGGCAGTGACATACAGGGGAGATGTGTTCCATGTGCATCAGATCCAATTACCCTGA
- the LOC112902460 gene encoding mitogen-activated protein kinase kinase kinase 3-like, with translation MPAVWWKGRGRSKSSKAGAAAAAAAGEIKEAAGKGKKKASSFDEALLAAGGRGKQQQPEAAAAVGLPLPRPASLPSPLPSAPASASASASSGGGGDSSLGSSAASDEQLDLGVYRLSETSSTLPGRIVAIESRKQSHVVAEGRIFTNNQALEHPRLSETSVSPRKEFHLQNLDLANDRTTHCRGRKSTEIVFSTQVPSSPPGSRGHHYSTSPVPSRTFGQCQASPTAWQDDSRSSSSPQPLPLPPGSPSLPSRSLQWKKGKLLGSGTFGQVYLGFNSEGGQMCAIKEVKVISDDSNSKECLRQLNQEIVLLSQLSHLNIVQYYGSDLSNETLSVYLEYVSGGSIHKLLQEYGPFGEAVLRSYTAQILSGLAYLHGRNTVHRDIKGANILVDPNGDIKLADFGMAKHISAYTSIRSFKGSPYWMAPEVIMNSNGYSLSVDIWSLGCTILEMATAKPPWSQYEGVAAIFKIGNSKDIPDIPDHLSSEAKSFLKLCLQRDPAARPTAAQLMDHPFVKEYATLRSSRSGITRDVFPTSTEGKNTMAQTSIAISSYRSLSPLRDPDTMIRRNLPDPASPIPSTSNRRIAAINPSNVRMNMSLPVSPCSSPLRQYRQSNRSCLPSPPHPAYSAGAANYSPINNALYPMRPSSGLTDPWLDISQLKTQTFDYPRRL, from the exons ATGCCGGCGGTGTGGTGGAAGGGCAGGGGCAGGAGCAAGTCCAGcaaggccggcgcggcggcggcggcggcggccggagaaATTAAGGAGGCGGCGgggaaggggaagaagaaggcgaGCAGCTTCGACGAGGCACTGCTCGCCGCGGGGGGCCGCgggaagcagcagcagccggaggcggcggcggcggtcgggctCCCACTCCCGCGGCCGGCGTCCTTGCCGTCGCCGCTGCCGTCCGCGccggcctcggcctcggcgtcggcgtccagcggaggcggcggcgactccTCGCTGGGGTCCTCGGCGGCGTCCGACGAGCAGCTGGATCTCGGGGTTTACAG GTTGTCAGAAACAAGTAGCACTCTTCCCGGCAGAATAGTAGCAATTGAATCTCGGAAACAAAGTCATGTCGTAGCGGAAGGGCGTATTTTCACAAATAATCAGGCTTTGGAGCATCCCCGATTGTCTGAAACCTCAGTTTCACCAAGGAAAGAATTTCACCTTCAAAATTTGGATCTTGCAAATGATCGAACTACACACTGTCGTGGTCGGAAATCAACAGAAATTGTGTTCAGTACACAAGTGCCAAGCTCTCCCCCTGGCTCAAGAGGACATCACTATTCAACCTCCCCTGTGCCATCAAGAACATTTGGGCAATGCCAAGCATCTCCTACTGCATGGCAGGATGATTCACGAAGCTCAAGCTCACCTCAACCTCTTCCCCTTCCTCCAGGCTCTCCATCCTTACCTTCCCGTTCTCTACAGTGGAAGAAGGGGAAGTTGCTCGGTAGTGGGACCTTTGGGCAAGTATATCTGGGTTTCAACAG TGAAGGCGGACAAATGTGTGCAATTAAAGAGGTTAAGGTCATTTCTGATGATTCTAACTCAAAAGAGTGTCTCAGGCAGCTAAATCAG GAAATTGTGCTGCTGAGTCAGCTGTCACATCTGAACATTGTGCAGTACTATGGCAGTGATCTG TCTAATGAGACACTCTCGGTCTATCTCGAGTATGTTTCTGGGGGCTCTATCCATAAGTTACTTCAAGAATATGGTCCATTCGGGGAGGCAGTTCTTCGGAGTTACACAGCACAAATCCTTTCTGGCCTTGCATACTTGCATGGGCGGAATACAGTGCATAG GGATATCAAAGGGGCAAACATACTCGTCGATCCTAATGGTGATATCAAACTTGCCGACTTTGGTATGGCGAAGCAT ATATCAGCGTATACATCTATCAGATCATTCAAAGGGAGCCCTTACTGGATGGCACCAGAG GTTATTATGAATAGTAATGGCTACAGCCTTTCAGTTGATATTTGGAGCCTTGGCTGCACCATTCTTGAGATGGCAACAGCAAAACCTCCTTGGAGTCAGTACGAAGGG GTGGCTGCAATATTTAAGATTGGGAACAGCAAAGACATACCTGATATCCCAGATCATCTTTCCTCCGAGGCGAAAAGCTTTCTGAAACTCTGTTTGCAGCGTGATCCTGCTGCCCGCCCTACAGCTGCTCAGCTAATGGATCATCCTTTTGTCAAGGAATATGCTACACTTCGAAGTTCCAGATCTGGCATCACAAGGGATGTGTTTCCTACTTCAACCGAGGGAAAAAACACCATG GCACAGACAAGCATTGCAATTTCATCATACAGAAGTTTATCTCCTTTAAGAGATCCTGATACCATGATAAGAAGAAACTTGCCAGACCCAGCATCCCCCATTCCTTCAACATCAAATCGCAGGATTGCAGCTAT CAACCCGTCCAATGTGCGGATGAATATGTCCCTGCCTGTCTCTCCCTGCTCTAGCCCACTACGGCAGTACAGGCAGTCCAACCGGAGTTGCTTGCCATCGCCTCCTCACCCAGCCTATTCAGCTGGAGCAGCCAACTACAGTCCTATCAACAATGCGCTCTATCCAATGCGACCAAGCAGCGGTCTCACAGACCCATGGCTCGACATCTCTCAGTTGAAAACACAAACTTTTgattacccaagaagattgtaG